The following nucleotide sequence is from Nitratidesulfovibrio termitidis HI1.
GGTGGCGAACCGCCCACGGGAATGTTTTGCGGGCGCCAGTGGGCAGTGGAAGCCCCCTTGTGGCTGTCTGCTTCCTCATTCTTGATGATAAAAAGCGACCCGGCGGGTGCCGGGCTTGTCTGGTTTCTGGAAAGCTGGACAGTCACAAGGTTTTTGGGGAATGCTTGCGCGGGGATCGAGATAAACGAACGGAGTTGGCCATGAACATTTCACGCCTCAGGACGTACCTTAAGGTCGCTTCCACCGGGAGTTTTACGCGGGCTGCACAAGAGCTGTTCGTAACGCAGCCAACAGTGACGCATCATATTCAATCTCTTGAGGAAGAACTGGGATATCAGCTGATTGTCAGGTCAAGCGCGCACATACGCCTGACCGCGGAGGGGAAGCGGCTTGTCCAGAAGGCCAATGAATTGTTTCAGATTATAGATGAAATAAAAGGAACTGCGGCAGAGCAGGAAAAAGGAATAAGCGGCACGTTGAACATCGCTGCTTCATCTGTGATGGGTGCTCATTTTTTGCCTAAAGCGCTGAATGCAATTATTTCAGAATACCCTAATGTAGACATAAGACTTCATTTTGGTACGGCATATTCCATTGCCACATGGGTTCAGAATGCTTTTGTGGATATGGGGTTTGCCCCGCGTTCGCCTGGGTTTGAAAAACTCAGGTTTGCGCCACTCCTTGTTGAGCCATGCGTTCTCGCAATAAGCTCATCACGCTATGCCATGTGGAATTCAGAATTGGACAGAGAAGACTTTACCAATCAGCCGTTCATCCTTCGTGAAAAAGGAACAAAAGCTCACGATATAGCTATGAGGTGGCTTAAAAAGCAGGCGTGGTATTCATCTTTTCGGCAGCCGGCGATTCTCTCTAGCATGGAGTCAATAAAGAACTTGGTGCTTGAGGATGCCGGGATGACCATTCTGCCACGTTGCTGTGTGGAATATGAATTTCAACAAGGTCGAATGAAAGAAATTAAAACGGATACGGGATTGGAGGACATTACGTACTTCATGATAGAACGGATTCATGAAAATGACAGTGAACCGATACGGATATTCAAACAGGTGCTTGGTATCAACATAAAGGCTTTCATATGCGTATGTTGCGGCCATTGGACGCCGTATGGCCCAAATAGAAATGGGCTGTGACCTAAGATCACAGCCCATTGTTTTACTTGGTCGGAACGACTGGATTCGAACCAGCGACCCCCTGCTCCCAAGGCAGGTGCGCTACCAGGCTGCGCTACGTTCCGGTGGGCCACGGCGGTGGTGTCGTGGCGTACGGTGGTCAGATAGTCGAAAGCGTGTCGCGGTGCAAGGGGAAATGGCGATGAGGTAGATTGGCGAGACGAACCGGTGATGCCGCGGCTGAGTGGCAGACGAGGGCGGTGAGAAGAACAGAGGCAGGTGAGATGCGGACGGGGCAGCTTCCCTGCCCATATCGACATGGGGGGACATGGCATGGATGTGGCCCCGGCAATGCTTGGGACAGGGCAGGATGAAGTCGGGCGGCAAGGGCGCGACAGGGGTGCGATAGGGGGGCGGCAGGGGGGCGGCAATCCGGTCCCCGTTCGTGCGCGTTC
It contains:
- a CDS encoding LysR family transcriptional regulator, which translates into the protein MNISRLRTYLKVASTGSFTRAAQELFVTQPTVTHHIQSLEEELGYQLIVRSSAHIRLTAEGKRLVQKANELFQIIDEIKGTAAEQEKGISGTLNIAASSVMGAHFLPKALNAIISEYPNVDIRLHFGTAYSIATWVQNAFVDMGFAPRSPGFEKLRFAPLLVEPCVLAISSSRYAMWNSELDREDFTNQPFILREKGTKAHDIAMRWLKKQAWYSSFRQPAILSSMESIKNLVLEDAGMTILPRCCVEYEFQQGRMKEIKTDTGLEDITYFMIERIHENDSEPIRIFKQVLGINIKAFICVCCGHWTPYGPNRNGL